In Salinarimonas sp., a genomic segment contains:
- a CDS encoding phosphonopyruvate decarboxylase, whose product MDERVTEGLFAPGDWRREIHEAFGAFRVRQVAYVPDAGHASLITACHADPAITAIPLTTEEEGVGVIAGAHLGGERGALLMQSSGVGNCLNTFSLVRNCGFPVLILVTMRGEWGEFNPWQVPMGQATAETLRLGGFVVHRVDAPADIGPAIRAAASMTYDGGTSTALLLSQKLIGSKAF is encoded by the coding sequence TTGGACGAGCGCGTGACGGAAGGCCTCTTCGCGCCGGGGGACTGGCGCCGCGAGATCCACGAGGCGTTCGGCGCCTTCCGCGTGCGGCAGGTCGCCTACGTGCCGGACGCCGGCCATGCGAGCCTGATCACGGCCTGCCACGCCGACCCCGCGATCACCGCGATCCCGCTCACCACGGAGGAGGAGGGCGTCGGCGTGATCGCCGGCGCGCATCTCGGCGGGGAGCGCGGCGCGCTGCTGATGCAGTCGAGCGGGGTCGGAAACTGCCTCAACACCTTCTCGCTCGTGAGGAATTGCGGCTTCCCCGTGCTGATCCTCGTCACGATGCGGGGCGAATGGGGCGAGTTCAATCCCTGGCAGGTGCCGATGGGGCAGGCCACGGCGGAGACGCTGCGGCTCGGCGGCTTCGTCGTGCACCGCGTCGATGCACCCGCCGACATCGGTCCCGCCATCCGCGCCGCGGCGTCGATGACCTATGACGGCGGCACGTCGACGGCACTTCTGCTTTCGCAGAAGCTCATCGGTTCCAAGGCCTTCTGA
- a CDS encoding saccharopine dehydrogenase NADP-binding domain-containing protein gives MKDIVVVGAGKIGRIVARMLAETGDYRVTLADRDETALARAVQGSPVEAARADIGDAAALGDLLAGRFAVISAAPFHLTGAVAEAAAAAGVHYLDLTEDVATTRRVKQLADGAATAFIPQCGLAPGFVSIVAHDLASGFESLDEVKLRVGALPQFPTNALNYNLTWSTDGVINEYIEPCEAIRDGRLVQAAALEEREEFSLDGVRYEAFNTSGGLGTLCETYQGRVRALNYRSIRYPGHRAIMKALLDDLRLRERREVLKDILEQSVPTTMQDVVIVFVTVSGRKEGLLTQETFAKKIYAERVNGHVRSAIQITTASGVCAVLDLLAEGRLKQAGFVRQEDVRLADFLENRFGRAYARGEDARAAA, from the coding sequence ATGAAGGACATCGTCGTCGTCGGCGCCGGCAAGATCGGCCGCATCGTCGCCCGCATGCTGGCCGAGACCGGAGACTACCGCGTCACCCTCGCCGACCGCGACGAGACGGCGCTCGCCCGGGCCGTGCAGGGCTCCCCCGTCGAGGCCGCGCGCGCCGACATCGGCGATGCGGCGGCGCTCGGCGACCTCCTCGCGGGCCGCTTCGCCGTGATCTCGGCGGCGCCCTTCCACCTGACAGGCGCCGTCGCCGAGGCCGCGGCCGCGGCCGGCGTGCACTATCTCGACCTCACCGAGGACGTCGCGACGACGCGGCGCGTGAAGCAGCTCGCGGACGGCGCGGCCACCGCCTTCATCCCGCAATGCGGCCTCGCGCCGGGCTTCGTCTCCATCGTCGCGCACGATCTCGCTTCCGGCTTCGAGAGCCTCGACGAGGTGAAGCTGCGGGTCGGCGCGCTGCCGCAATTCCCGACCAACGCGCTCAACTACAATCTCACCTGGTCGACCGACGGGGTGATCAACGAGTACATCGAGCCCTGCGAGGCGATCCGCGACGGCCGGCTCGTCCAGGCGGCGGCGCTCGAGGAGCGCGAGGAATTCTCGCTGGACGGCGTGCGCTACGAGGCGTTCAACACCTCGGGCGGCCTCGGCACGCTGTGCGAGACCTACCAGGGGCGGGTGCGCGCGCTCAACTACCGCTCGATCCGCTATCCCGGGCACCGCGCCATCATGAAGGCGCTCCTCGACGACCTGCGCCTGCGCGAGCGCCGCGAGGTGCTCAAGGACATTCTCGAGCAGTCCGTGCCGACCACGATGCAGGACGTCGTCATCGTCTTCGTCACGGTGTCGGGGCGCAAGGAGGGGCTCCTCACCCAGGAGACCTTCGCCAAGAAGATCTACGCCGAGCGCGTGAACGGCCACGTGCGCTCCGCGATCCAGATCACCACGGCGTCGGGCGTCTGCGCCGTGCTCGACCTCCTCGCCGAGGGGCGCCTGAAGCAGGCCGGCTTCGTGCGCCAGGAGGACGTGCGCCTCGCGGACTTCCTGGAGAACCGCTTCGGCCGCGCCTACGCCCGCGGCGAGGACGCCCGCGCCGCCGCGTGA
- a CDS encoding Lrp/AsnC family transcriptional regulator, whose amino-acid sequence MPIDDSTTTEKDRALIALLRENARAPVAEIARRLGVSRTTAQSRIERLERAGIVVGYTARLAADYEAGLVRAHVMIVASPKAAPAVTKALAAMPELRRLLSVSGAFDMIAEVAAASVADLDAVIDRIGALEGVERTQTSVVLSTRFER is encoded by the coding sequence ATGCCGATCGACGATTCGACGACGACCGAGAAGGACCGCGCCCTCATCGCCCTGCTGCGCGAGAACGCCCGCGCGCCCGTCGCCGAGATCGCGCGGCGGCTCGGGGTCTCCCGCACCACCGCGCAGAGCCGCATCGAGCGTCTGGAGCGCGCGGGCATCGTCGTCGGCTACACCGCCCGCCTCGCGGCGGATTACGAGGCCGGCCTCGTGCGCGCCCACGTGATGATCGTCGCGAGCCCCAAGGCCGCGCCGGCGGTGACGAAGGCGCTCGCCGCCATGCCGGAATTGCGCCGCCTGCTCTCGGTCTCCGGCGCCTTCGACATGATCGCCGAGGTGGCCGCCGCGAGCGTCGCCGATCTCGACGCGGTGATCGACCGGATCGGGGCGCTGGAGGGCGTCGAGCGGACGCAGACGTCGGTGGTGCTGTCCACGCGCTTCGAGCGGTGA
- a CDS encoding aminotransferase, giving the protein MPPRLNPNVAALQAPPIPAAQAWARAYDGKRGPLIDLSQAAPGGAPHPALLERLAQAAGSAEAARYGPILGDEALRAALAADVSELYGGRVGPSEVAITAGCNAAFVAAMLLAAAPGEAVMLPTPWYFNHEMALTMLGVAARPLPCRAEDGFVPRAEDAEALLDETVRAIVLVTPNNPTGATYPPETIAAFADLARRRGLWLVLDETYRDFLPDGAGAPHGLFAGDAWRDNVVQLYSFSKSYAVPGHRLGALVGGEAVIAEVAKLLDTIQICPARAGQAAVAWAIEGLRDWRTAARDTLADRARAFADALAPLPGWEISSIGPYFAYVRHPFAGAPAVEAAQRIAAERGVLMLPGSFFGPGQETHLRVAFANAGVERLAELGDRLTV; this is encoded by the coding sequence ATGCCGCCCCGCCTGAACCCCAACGTCGCCGCCCTCCAGGCCCCGCCGATCCCCGCCGCGCAGGCCTGGGCGCGCGCCTACGACGGCAAGCGCGGCCCGCTGATCGACCTCTCCCAGGCCGCCCCCGGCGGCGCGCCGCATCCGGCGCTGCTCGAGCGGCTGGCGCAGGCGGCGGGCTCGGCGGAGGCCGCGCGCTACGGGCCGATCCTCGGCGACGAGGCCCTGCGCGCCGCGCTCGCCGCGGACGTGTCGGAGCTCTACGGCGGACGGGTCGGGCCAAGCGAGGTCGCGATCACGGCGGGCTGCAACGCGGCCTTCGTCGCGGCCATGCTGCTCGCGGCGGCGCCGGGGGAGGCGGTGATGCTGCCGACGCCGTGGTATTTCAACCACGAGATGGCGCTGACCATGCTCGGCGTCGCGGCGCGCCCCCTCCCCTGCCGCGCCGAGGACGGCTTCGTCCCGCGCGCAGAGGACGCCGAGGCGCTCCTCGACGAGACGGTGCGCGCCATCGTGCTGGTGACGCCCAACAACCCCACCGGCGCGACCTACCCGCCCGAGACGATCGCCGCCTTCGCCGATCTCGCCCGCCGGCGCGGGCTCTGGCTCGTCCTCGACGAGACCTATCGCGACTTCCTCCCCGACGGCGCCGGCGCGCCGCACGGGCTCTTCGCGGGCGACGCCTGGCGGGACAACGTCGTCCAGCTCTACTCCTTCTCGAAGAGCTACGCCGTCCCCGGCCATCGGCTCGGCGCGCTCGTCGGCGGCGAGGCCGTGATCGCCGAGGTGGCGAAGCTGCTCGACACGATCCAGATCTGCCCGGCCCGCGCCGGCCAGGCGGCCGTCGCCTGGGCGATCGAGGGCCTGCGCGACTGGCGCACCGCCGCCCGCGACACGCTCGCGGACCGCGCCCGCGCCTTCGCCGACGCGCTCGCGCCGCTGCCGGGCTGGGAGATCTCCTCGATCGGGCCCTATTTCGCCTATGTCCGCCACCCCTTCGCCGGCGCGCCCGCCGTCGAGGCGGCGCAGCGCATCGCGGCGGAGCGTGGCGTGCTGATGCTGCCGGGCAGCTTCTTCGGGCCGGGCCAGGAGACGCATCTGCGCGTCGCCTTCGCCAATGCGGGGGTGGAGCGGCTCGCGGAGCTGGGCGACCGGCTGACGGTTTAG
- the alaS gene encoding alanine--tRNA ligase yields MSGVNQIRSAFLNYFAKNGHEVVASSPLVPRNDPTLMFTNAGMVQFKNLFTGVEKRPYTTATTAQKVVRAGGKHNDLDNVGYTARHHTFFEMLGNFSFGDYFKDRAIELAWNLVTKEFDLPAERLLVTVYSEDEEAAVLWRKIAGLSDDRIIRIPTSDNFWQMGDTGPCGPCSEIFFDHGPHIPGGPPGSPDEDGDRFIEIWNLVFMQFEQISPEERVNLPRPSIDTGMGLERIAAVMQGTHDNYEIDTMRLLTGAVETLTNVDAKGPQKASHRVIADHLRAASFLVADGVLPSNEGRGYVLRRIMRRAMRHAQLLGAREPLMHRLVHALVREMGEAYPELNRAEPLIRETLELEETRFRKTLERGLAILDDETKALAHGDELSGETAFTLYDTYGFPLDLTQDALRARGIGVDTAAFNEAMERQREKARAAWAGSGEAATETVWYAIRDEAGATEFLGYETEKAEGVVAALVRDGKRVDTIAVGDTGLLVANQTPFYAESGGQVGDTGTIVGAGFRARVTNVEKKLGDLWVHHVTVEDGHLVVGHPAEFTVDHARRATIRAHHSATHLLHEALRQVLGEHVAQKGSLVAPDRLRFDISHQKPITEEELGRVESLTNALVLQNQPVVTKLMAVDEAIASGARALFGEKYGEEVRVVSMGTNVDGPLAGKPYSIELCGGTHVARTGEIGMVSIVGESAVAAGVRRIEALTGEAARRHLAEESKALHTIAGLLKTTVDEAPGRIAALVEERRKLERDLAEARKKLAMGGASGGGGADDVREIAGVKLMARAVEGVAPKDLKGLVDEGKRRIGSGIVTIVGVSEDGKAGVVVGVTPDLTERYDAVELVRAASEALGGKGGGGRRDMAQAGGPDGAKAQAALDAVAGRLG; encoded by the coding sequence ATGAGCGGCGTCAACCAGATCCGGTCGGCTTTCCTGAACTACTTCGCCAAGAACGGGCACGAGGTCGTCGCCTCGTCGCCGCTCGTGCCGCGCAACGACCCGACCCTCATGTTCACCAACGCCGGCATGGTGCAGTTCAAGAACCTGTTCACAGGCGTCGAGAAGCGGCCCTACACGACCGCGACCACCGCGCAGAAGGTCGTGCGCGCCGGCGGCAAGCACAACGACCTCGACAACGTCGGTTACACGGCCCGGCACCACACCTTCTTCGAGATGCTCGGCAACTTCTCCTTCGGCGACTATTTCAAGGACCGGGCGATCGAGCTCGCCTGGAACCTCGTCACCAAGGAGTTCGACCTCCCCGCCGAGCGCCTGCTGGTCACGGTCTATTCCGAGGACGAGGAGGCGGCCGTGCTGTGGCGCAAGATCGCCGGTCTCTCCGACGACCGCATCATCCGCATCCCGACCTCCGACAATTTCTGGCAGATGGGCGACACCGGCCCCTGCGGCCCCTGCTCCGAGATCTTCTTCGATCACGGCCCGCACATTCCCGGCGGCCCGCCCGGCTCGCCCGACGAGGACGGGGACCGGTTCATCGAGATCTGGAACCTCGTCTTCATGCAGTTCGAGCAGATCTCGCCCGAGGAGCGGGTGAACCTGCCGCGGCCCTCCATCGACACGGGCATGGGCCTCGAGCGCATCGCGGCCGTGATGCAGGGCACGCACGACAATTACGAGATCGACACGATGCGCCTGCTCACGGGCGCGGTCGAGACCCTGACGAACGTCGACGCCAAGGGTCCGCAGAAGGCGTCGCACCGGGTCATCGCCGACCACCTGCGCGCCGCCTCCTTCCTCGTCGCCGACGGCGTGCTGCCCTCGAACGAGGGGCGCGGCTACGTGCTGCGTCGGATCATGCGCCGCGCCATGCGCCACGCCCAGCTGCTCGGCGCGCGCGAGCCCCTGATGCACCGTCTCGTCCACGCCCTGGTGCGCGAGATGGGCGAGGCCTATCCCGAGCTGAACCGGGCCGAGCCCTTGATCCGCGAGACGCTGGAGCTCGAGGAGACGCGCTTCCGCAAGACGCTCGAGCGCGGGCTCGCCATCCTCGACGACGAGACGAAGGCGCTCGCCCACGGCGACGAGCTCTCCGGCGAGACGGCCTTCACGCTCTACGACACCTACGGCTTCCCGCTCGACCTGACGCAGGACGCCCTGCGCGCGCGCGGCATCGGCGTCGATACGGCGGCCTTCAACGAGGCCATGGAGCGCCAGCGCGAGAAGGCGCGCGCCGCCTGGGCCGGTTCCGGCGAGGCGGCGACGGAGACCGTCTGGTACGCGATCCGCGACGAGGCCGGCGCCACCGAGTTCCTCGGCTACGAGACCGAGAAGGCCGAGGGCGTCGTCGCCGCCCTCGTGCGCGACGGCAAGCGGGTCGACACGATCGCGGTGGGCGACACGGGCCTCCTCGTCGCCAACCAGACGCCGTTCTACGCCGAGAGCGGCGGCCAGGTGGGCGACACCGGCACGATCGTCGGCGCCGGCTTCAGGGCGCGCGTGACCAACGTCGAGAAGAAGCTCGGCGACCTGTGGGTCCATCACGTCACCGTCGAGGACGGGCACCTGGTCGTCGGCCATCCGGCCGAGTTCACCGTCGATCACGCCCGGCGCGCCACGATCCGCGCCCACCATTCGGCGACGCACTTGCTGCACGAGGCGCTGCGCCAGGTGCTGGGCGAGCACGTCGCCCAGAAGGGCTCGCTCGTCGCGCCCGATCGCCTGCGCTTCGACATCTCGCACCAGAAGCCCATCACCGAGGAGGAGCTCGGCCGGGTGGAGAGCCTGACCAACGCCCTCGTCCTTCAGAACCAGCCCGTCGTCACCAAGCTGATGGCCGTGGACGAGGCGATCGCGTCCGGCGCCCGTGCGCTCTTCGGCGAGAAGTACGGCGAGGAGGTCCGCGTCGTGTCGATGGGCACCAATGTCGACGGCCCGCTCGCCGGCAAGCCCTACTCGATCGAGCTGTGCGGCGGCACGCACGTCGCGCGCACGGGCGAGATCGGGATGGTCTCGATCGTCGGCGAGAGCGCGGTCGCGGCCGGCGTGCGCCGCATCGAGGCGCTCACCGGCGAGGCCGCGCGCCGGCACCTCGCCGAGGAATCGAAGGCGCTCCACACGATTGCGGGCCTGCTCAAGACCACGGTCGACGAGGCGCCCGGCCGAATCGCGGCCCTCGTCGAGGAGCGCCGCAAGCTCGAGCGCGATCTCGCCGAGGCGCGCAAGAAGCTCGCCATGGGCGGCGCATCCGGCGGCGGGGGAGCGGACGACGTGCGCGAGATCGCCGGCGTCAAGCTGATGGCGCGCGCGGTCGAGGGCGTCGCGCCCAAGGACCTGAAGGGTCTGGTCGACGAGGGCAAGCGCCGAATCGGCTCGGGGATCGTCACCATCGTGGGCGTCTCCGAGGACGGGAAGGCCGGCGTCGTCGTCGGCGTCACGCCCGACCTGACGGAGCGCTACGACGCGGTCGAGCTGGTGCGCGCGGCCTCCGAGGCGCTGGGCGGCAAGGGCGGCGGCGGACGCCGCGACATGGCCCAGGCCGGCGGCCCGGACGGAGCGAAGGCGCAGGCCGCGCTGGACGCCGTGGCAGGCCGCCTCGGCTGA
- a CDS encoding deoxyribodipyrimidine photo-lyase produces the protein MSGPALVWFREDLRIADNPALTHAVETGAPVLCLYLFDEESPEVRPLGGAARWFLHGSLAELSESLARIGGELLILRGAARDVIPRVAAETKAAHVVWNRRYGAEREIDADVKRTLKEAGVEARSCKARLLYEPGEVTTKTGGLYRVFTPYKNATLHYDPPPAPLPAPNRVEKGAWTAALRGAAVRLADLDLEPSAPDWASGLRETWTRGEGGARARLEAFLDGALSGYVGSRNRPDLETTSMLSAHLRFGDLSPRQIVHAALHARDAGRIPPEDYDMLRSELGWRDFSHQLLYAEPDMARTNLTKSFDAFPWREDASALAAWQRGRTGYPFVDAGMRQLWRTGFMHNRVRMVVASFLVKHLLVDWRHGEDWFWDTLCDADPANNSASWQWVAGSGADASPYYRIFNPVAQGEKFDPKGDYVRRWVPELADVPATFVHKPWEAPRNVLERAGVTLGETYPLPVVAHDEGRRRALDALARMKQAAA, from the coding sequence GTGTCCGGGCCCGCGCTCGTCTGGTTTCGCGAGGATCTTCGCATCGCCGACAATCCGGCGCTGACGCATGCGGTCGAGACCGGTGCGCCGGTCCTGTGCCTCTACCTGTTCGACGAGGAGAGCCCGGAGGTGCGCCCGCTCGGCGGCGCCGCGCGCTGGTTCCTGCACGGCTCGCTGGCGGAGCTCTCCGAGAGCCTCGCCCGGATCGGCGGCGAGCTTCTGATCCTGCGCGGCGCGGCGCGCGACGTGATCCCGCGCGTCGCGGCCGAGACGAAAGCCGCCCACGTGGTCTGGAACCGGCGCTACGGGGCCGAGCGGGAGATCGACGCGGACGTCAAGCGCACGCTCAAGGAGGCCGGCGTCGAGGCGAGGAGCTGCAAGGCGCGCCTCCTCTACGAGCCGGGCGAGGTGACGACGAAGACCGGCGGGCTCTACCGCGTCTTCACGCCCTACAAGAACGCCACCCTGCACTACGACCCGCCGCCCGCGCCGCTCCCCGCGCCGAACCGGGTCGAGAAGGGCGCCTGGACCGCCGCCCTGCGCGGGGCGGCCGTGCGCCTCGCCGATCTCGACCTCGAGCCGAGCGCGCCGGACTGGGCGTCCGGCCTGCGCGAGACCTGGACCCGCGGCGAAGGCGGCGCGCGCGCGCGCCTCGAAGCCTTCCTCGACGGCGCGCTCTCGGGCTATGTCGGCTCGCGCAATCGGCCCGATCTCGAGACCACCTCCATGCTCTCGGCGCATCTGCGCTTCGGCGACCTCTCGCCCCGGCAGATCGTGCACGCGGCGCTGCACGCGCGCGACGCGGGGCGGATCCCGCCGGAGGATTACGACATGCTCCGCTCGGAGCTCGGCTGGCGCGACTTCTCGCACCAGCTGCTCTACGCCGAGCCGGACATGGCGCGCACGAACCTGACGAAGAGCTTCGACGCCTTCCCCTGGCGCGAGGACGCATCCGCGCTCGCCGCCTGGCAACGGGGCCGCACGGGCTACCCCTTCGTCGACGCCGGCATGCGCCAGCTCTGGCGCACCGGCTTCATGCACAATCGCGTGCGGATGGTCGTCGCCTCGTTCCTGGTCAAGCACCTGCTCGTCGATTGGCGGCACGGCGAGGACTGGTTCTGGGACACGCTGTGCGACGCCGATCCCGCCAACAATTCCGCCTCCTGGCAATGGGTGGCGGGCTCTGGCGCCGACGCCTCGCCCTACTATCGCATCTTCAATCCCGTGGCGCAGGGCGAGAAGTTCGATCCGAAGGGCGACTACGTGCGCCGCTGGGTCCCGGAGCTCGCCGACGTGCCTGCGACATTCGTGCACAAGCCCTGGGAAGCGCCTCGGAACGTGCTAGAGAGAGCGGGCGTGACGCTCGGCGAGACCTATCCGCTCCCCGTCGTCGCGCACGACGAGGGTCGCCGACGGGCGCTCGACGCCCTCGCGCGAATGAAGCAGGCTGCGGCGTGA
- a CDS encoding FAD-dependent oxidoreductase yields MAVIGSGIAGNGAAWALSVASGHDVTVYEADARPGGHAATLDIDYDGAALSVDTGFIVYNEPNYPNLTRLFAHLGVETQQSDMSFSVSEWDAQAGVELAWTSRAADALGGLLPVRAGIPSPVHLRVIRDIVRFNRRGSADLRAGRLEGLSLGDYLEHERYSRRFREDYVVAMGSAIWSMPPGDILAFPAASFLSFFENHRLMRLDRPTWRTVTGGSRRYVAAMTDAYRDRLRLSTPVTRVSRGAEGVLVETATGESAHYDEVVLACHCDQALRLLAAPTPAERAMLSAIRYRDNVVYLHRDASLMPRSRSAWAAWNVIKRDRDAVCVTYWMNALQGLDPSRPLFVSLNPPRPPREETIFAQASYAHPQFDQAAIAAQAALAGLQGADRIWFCGAWTKYGFHEDGLHSGLAVAEALGAAAPWRVAPRGLKDAAA; encoded by the coding sequence ATCGCCGTGATCGGCTCCGGCATCGCGGGCAACGGCGCCGCCTGGGCGCTGAGCGTCGCCTCGGGGCACGACGTCACGGTCTACGAGGCGGACGCGCGCCCCGGCGGCCATGCCGCGACGCTCGACATCGACTACGACGGCGCCGCACTCTCCGTCGACACCGGCTTCATCGTCTACAACGAGCCGAACTACCCGAACCTGACGCGGCTCTTCGCCCATCTCGGCGTCGAGACACAGCAGTCGGACATGAGCTTCTCGGTCTCCGAGTGGGACGCGCAGGCCGGAGTCGAGCTCGCCTGGACGTCGCGGGCGGCGGATGCGCTCGGCGGGCTTCTTCCGGTTCGCGCCGGCATCCCCTCCCCGGTCCACCTGCGCGTGATCCGCGACATCGTGCGCTTCAACCGGCGCGGATCGGCGGACCTGCGCGCGGGGCGGCTCGAGGGGCTCTCGCTCGGCGACTACCTGGAGCACGAGCGCTATTCGCGGCGCTTCCGGGAGGATTACGTGGTCGCCATGGGCTCGGCGATCTGGTCGATGCCGCCGGGCGACATCCTCGCCTTCCCGGCCGCCTCCTTCCTGTCCTTCTTCGAGAACCACCGCCTGATGCGGCTCGACCGGCCGACCTGGCGCACGGTGACGGGCGGCAGCCGCCGCTATGTCGCGGCGATGACGGACGCCTATCGCGACCGGCTGCGGCTCTCCACGCCGGTGACGCGCGTCTCCCGCGGGGCGGAGGGCGTGCTGGTCGAGACCGCGACGGGCGAGAGCGCACACTACGACGAGGTCGTCCTCGCTTGCCATTGCGACCAGGCGCTCCGCCTCCTCGCCGCCCCGACGCCGGCGGAGCGGGCCATGCTCTCCGCCATCCGCTATCGCGACAACGTCGTCTACCTCCACCGCGATGCGTCCTTGATGCCGCGTTCGAGGAGCGCCTGGGCCGCCTGGAACGTGATCAAGCGCGATCGCGACGCGGTCTGCGTCACCTACTGGATGAACGCGCTCCAGGGCCTCGACCCCTCGCGCCCGCTCTTCGTCTCGCTCAACCCGCCGCGCCCGCCGCGTGAGGAGACGATCTTCGCGCAGGCCTCCTATGCGCATCCGCAATTCGACCAGGCGGCGATCGCCGCGCAGGCGGCGCTCGCGGGGCTGCAGGGGGCGGACCGGATCTGGTTCTGCGGCGCGTGGACGAAGTACGGCTTCCACGAGGACGGCCTGCATTCGGGCCTCGCCGTCGCCGAGGCGCTCGGCGCGGCGGCGCCCTGGCGGGTGGCGCCCCGTGGCCTGAAGGACGCGGCGGCGTGA
- a CDS encoding DUF1365 domain-containing protein has translation MSAAADERDAPACLYVGDVMHARLKPRAHRFRYRVFTLSIDLDRLEEADRLSPLFSVGRVNLVSFRPADHGARDARPLAAWARETFAAHGIEAVRVRLLAYPRLLGYAFNPLSLFYGFDANGRLAGVIAEVRNTFGERHCYVLPGGGERPEAAKAFHVSPFLDMAQTYRFGLPAPGDEARVTIVERDAAGPILTALFKGRRRALTTHGLLATLARTPLMTAKVVAAIHYEAARLWAKGLRIMPHPRHARRPRSEPGGAAS, from the coding sequence GTGAGCGCGGCGGCGGACGAGCGCGACGCGCCCGCCTGCCTCTACGTGGGCGACGTGATGCACGCCCGGCTCAAGCCCCGCGCGCACCGCTTCCGCTATCGCGTCTTCACCCTCTCCATCGACCTCGACCGCCTGGAGGAGGCGGACCGCCTTTCGCCGCTCTTCTCCGTCGGGCGCGTCAATCTCGTCTCCTTCCGCCCCGCCGACCACGGCGCGCGCGACGCGCGGCCGCTCGCCGCCTGGGCGCGCGAGACCTTCGCCGCGCACGGGATCGAGGCCGTACGGGTGCGGCTCCTCGCCTATCCCCGCCTCCTCGGCTACGCCTTCAACCCGCTGAGCCTGTTCTACGGCTTCGATGCGAACGGGCGGCTCGCGGGGGTCATCGCCGAGGTGCGCAACACCTTCGGCGAGCGGCATTGCTACGTCCTCCCCGGCGGCGGGGAGCGGCCGGAGGCGGCGAAGGCCTTCCACGTCTCGCCCTTCCTCGACATGGCGCAGACCTACCGCTTTGGGCTTCCGGCGCCTGGGGACGAGGCGCGGGTGACCATCGTCGAGCGGGACGCGGCGGGGCCGATCCTCACCGCGCTCTTCAAGGGGCGTCGCCGGGCTCTCACGACGCATGGTCTGCTCGCGACGCTCGCCCGAACGCCGCTGATGACGGCGAAGGTCGTCGCCGCGATCCACTACGAGGCGGCGCGGCTGTGGGCGAAGGGCTTGCGGATCATGCCGCATCCGCGGCATGCGAGAAGGCCCCGTTCCGAGCCGGGCGGCGCGGCGTCCTGA
- a CDS encoding cyclopropane-fatty-acyl-phospholipid synthase family protein: protein MRPDPIVTSETFPAATRGLPFLLRRLLAVGLRIETGRLTILAPDGRRLAFGGARPGPEAQMTISDASFARRVFLRGEIGFAEAYCDGIIDTPDLGALLTLFAINRPEGERVVDEPWPLRLLRRLREALRRNTREGAKRNIADHYDLGEAFYAAWLDPSMTYSSAVYATGAGTLEEAQAEKHRLLAEATGIQPGERVLEIGCGWGSFALYAAKELGCRVTALTISRAQHAHAARTIAEAGLGERIDLRFEDYRDIAGTYDRIVSIEMFEAVGEPYWDAFFETMKARLRPGGRAGLQLITIRDARYEAYRGQVDFIRRHVFPGGMLPSDSVVDALAARHGFRVVSDRRFAEDYARTLRDWRARFEAAWPEIARLGFDARFRRLWIYYLAYCEVGFATRNTDVRQIVLERPA from the coding sequence TTGCGCCCCGACCCTATCGTCACAAGCGAGACCTTTCCCGCCGCGACCCGCGGGCTGCCTTTCCTGCTGCGCCGGCTCCTCGCCGTCGGGCTGCGCATCGAGACCGGCCGCCTGACGATCCTCGCGCCGGACGGGCGGCGTCTCGCCTTCGGCGGGGCGCGGCCGGGGCCGGAGGCGCAGATGACGATAAGCGACGCGTCCTTCGCGAGACGCGTCTTCCTGCGCGGCGAGATCGGCTTCGCCGAGGCCTATTGCGACGGGATCATCGACACCCCCGATCTCGGCGCGCTCCTGACGCTGTTCGCGATCAATCGGCCCGAAGGCGAGCGCGTCGTCGACGAGCCCTGGCCGCTGCGTCTCCTGCGCCGCCTGCGCGAGGCCCTGCGACGCAACACCCGCGAAGGCGCCAAGCGCAACATCGCCGACCATTACGATCTGGGCGAGGCCTTCTACGCCGCCTGGCTCGACCCGAGCATGACCTATTCCAGCGCGGTCTACGCCACGGGCGCGGGGACGCTGGAGGAGGCGCAGGCCGAGAAGCACCGCCTTCTCGCCGAGGCGACGGGAATCCAGCCGGGCGAGCGGGTGCTCGAGATCGGCTGCGGCTGGGGCTCGTTCGCGCTCTACGCCGCGAAGGAGCTCGGCTGCCGGGTGACGGCGCTGACCATCTCGCGCGCCCAGCACGCCCACGCCGCGCGCACGATCGCCGAGGCGGGGCTCGGCGAGCGCATCGACCTGCGCTTCGAGGATTATCGCGACATCGCGGGGACCTACGACCGCATCGTCTCGATCGAGATGTTCGAGGCCGTCGGCGAGCCCTATTGGGACGCCTTCTTCGAGACCATGAAGGCGCGGCTGCGCCCCGGCGGGCGAGCGGGGCTGCAGCTCATCACCATCCGGGACGCGCGCTACGAGGCCTATCGCGGCCAGGTCGACTTCATTCGCCGCCACGTCTTTCCCGGAGGGATGCTGCCCTCCGACAGCGTGGTGGACGCCCTGGCGGCCCGGCACGGCTTCCGCGTCGTCTCGGACCGGCGCTTCGCGGAGGACTACGCCCGCACGCTGCGGGACTGGCGCGCGCGCTTCGAGGCCGCCTGGCCGGAGATCGCGCGGCTCGGCTTCGACGCGCGCTTCCGCCGGCTGTGGATCTATTACCTCGCCTATTGCGAGGTCGGCTTCGCCACCCGCAACACCGACGTCCGCCAGATCGTGCTGGAGCGCCCCGCCTGA